One genomic segment of Ignavibacteriota bacterium includes these proteins:
- a CDS encoding T9SS type A sorting domain-containing protein codes for MKRHLNLYYSICALIFSSTLIFPQSDKFIRIDSILVPEIENCGFGEVIAGVDFDNDGIIEIYAVNNMNDIGGNELIPRIYKYEFDGTKWNLVWDEYSRDILQQNSWAPTTHGDWDKDGKHEIIWAPSNYFGENNENPVRIMVWEANGNDKLGKLNFGYETPSAKWTITDQDNFEVRPFRFFLFDIDDDGKDELIFADREVNYRFGIISVSTIPDNGNGSEVWEMEFSGLGTTLAESAIYDIARIGKTIYLFHSDGSVTPVKYDNGNYTILENVKNIIPGGSWKSSNTVDLNNDGKEEIVIGGWQLDSTNIQNKVLLIQENESKELTTNIIANYANLITKDGRINGGHDAFGDLDNDGNLDFIFGTRASTPAVSILRMEYQGGEISDSNNYQISVIDSLYPTANPGRYDIVSLANLDSDPELEILYTNGSTCERFPIVILDLEKGSVSVDEKNIPNEFYLAQNYPNPFNPTTKISFNLPKESNVDLRIYNSLGEESGVILNKINLGNGFHSYNFNASKLSSGVYLYTLKTDFGSLSKKMMILK; via the coding sequence ATGAAAAGACATCTAAACTTATATTATTCAATTTGTGCTTTAATTTTTTCATCAACATTAATATTTCCTCAGTCCGATAAATTTATTAGAATCGATAGCATTTTAGTTCCGGAAATAGAAAATTGCGGATTTGGCGAAGTTATTGCCGGCGTTGATTTTGATAACGATGGGATTATTGAAATTTATGCTGTAAATAATATGAACGATATTGGCGGAAATGAATTAATTCCAAGAATTTATAAATACGAATTTGATGGAACAAAATGGAATTTAGTTTGGGATGAATACAGCCGTGATATTCTTCAACAAAATAGCTGGGCTCCAACAACTCACGGCGATTGGGATAAAGATGGAAAGCATGAAATAATTTGGGCGCCATCAAATTACTTTGGCGAAAATAATGAAAATCCGGTTAGAATTATGGTTTGGGAAGCAAACGGAAATGATAAATTGGGTAAATTAAATTTTGGATATGAAACTCCAAGTGCAAAGTGGACAATTACCGATCAAGATAATTTTGAAGTTCGTCCGTTTAGATTTTTCCTTTTTGATATTGACGATGACGGAAAAGACGAATTAATTTTTGCCGATAGAGAAGTTAATTACAGATTTGGAATAATTTCCGTTTCTACAATTCCGGATAACGGAAACGGAAGTGAAGTTTGGGAAATGGAATTTTCCGGTTTGGGAACAACTTTGGCAGAAAGTGCAATTTATGATATTGCAAGAATTGGAAAAACAATTTATTTATTTCACTCGGATGGAAGTGTAACTCCCGTAAAATATGATAACGGAAATTATACAATTCTAGAAAATGTAAAAAATATTATTCCCGGCGGTTCTTGGAAATCTTCAAATACAGTTGATTTAAATAATGATGGAAAAGAAGAAATTGTAATCGGCGGATGGCAGTTAGACAGCACAAATATTCAAAATAAAGTTTTGCTAATTCAAGAAAATGAATCAAAAGAATTAACAACAAATATAATTGCTAATTATGCAAATTTAATTACAAAAGATGGAAGAATTAACGGCGGACATGATGCGTTTGGCGATCTTGATAATGACGGAAATTTGGATTTTATTTTTGGAACAAGAGCATCAACTCCGGCAGTTTCTATTTTGCGAATGGAATATCAAGGAGGAGAAATTTCCGATTCAAATAATTATCAAATTTCGGTAATTGATTCACTTTATCCAACTGCAAATCCCGGAAGATATGATATTGTTTCTTTGGCAAATTTGGATTCTGATCCGGAATTAGAAATCCTTTACACAAACGGAAGTACTTGTGAAAGATTTCCAATTGTAATTTTAGATTTAGAAAAAGGCAGTGTTTCGGTTGATGAAAAAAATATTCCAAACGAATTTTATCTTGCACAGAATTATCCAAATCCGTTTAACCCTACGACGAAAATTTCATTTAATTTACCAAAGGAAAGTAATGTTGATTTAAGAATTTATAATTCTTTAGGCGAAGAAAGCGGTGTAATTTTGAACAAAATAAATTTAGGAAATGGTTTTCATTCATAC
- a CDS encoding FKBP-type peptidyl-prolyl cis-trans isomerase → METMKDSVSYSIGYDIGANLKQQEIQIEPEVFLSGIKDGLADTCNLTTEELQNVMQKFQAEMVLKQQNKQKESGEKNKVAADAFFAENKSKEGVISLPSGLQYKVMKSGTGESPKLTSKVQAHYAGRLLDGTEFDNSYKRGQPLEIGVSGVIKGWTEILQLMKVGDKFEVYIPSELGYGERGSGPTIGPNAALIFEIELMGIVQ, encoded by the coding sequence ATGGAAACGATGAAAGATTCAGTTAGTTACAGTATTGGTTATGATATTGGTGCAAACTTAAAACAACAAGAAATTCAAATAGAACCAGAAGTTTTTCTTTCCGGAATAAAAGACGGACTTGCAGATACTTGTAATTTAACTACCGAAGAATTGCAAAATGTAATGCAAAAATTTCAAGCAGAAATGGTGTTAAAACAACAAAATAAACAAAAAGAATCCGGCGAAAAAAATAAAGTTGCTGCCGATGCGTTTTTTGCAGAAAACAAAAGTAAAGAAGGTGTAATTTCATTGCCAAGCGGTTTACAATATAAAGTTATGAAAAGCGGGACCGGAGAATCACCAAAATTAACAAGCAAAGTTCAAGCTCATTATGCAGGAAGATTATTAGACGGAACCGAATTTGATAATTCATACAAACGCGGGCAGCCTTTGGAAATTGGAGTATCCGGAGTTATAAAAGGATGGACAGAAATTTTACAACTTATGAAAGTCGGTGATAAATTTGAAGTTTATATTCCATCGGAATTAGGTTACGGAGAAAGAGGCAGCGGTCCAACAATTGGTCCAAATGCAGCTTTAATTTTTGAAATTGAATTAATGGGAATTGTACAATAA
- a CDS encoding MATE family efflux transporter: MENFSDKNYIKSHIIETIKLAVPVSIGQLGHIMLGVVDSFMVGRIGAEPLAAAALANGLFFLIMVLGIGMSHAITVLVAIAKGENNHKFCGIILRQSLILNVSFSIILTILVLIAANLIDYLNQEKIVADLTKSYLSILAISIFPFMIFQTFRQFVEGLSYTKPPMYIAIAANFINYFGNWILIFGNLGFPALGLNGAGISTLLTRIFMASTMMIFVLNSTKYKEYDVKLNFRIIDFKIIKKIFNIGFPSGIMYAFEVGAFAFAAIIIGWLGSVALAAHQIALNLASISYMVVLGISSAATIRVGNYLGRKDLLNVKRAGFSAIFLGMCFMGLAGITFILFNNLLPAFYINDENVIKVASSLIIIAALFQLSDGIQAVGMGALKGLADVKIPMIITLVAYWLIALPAGYFFAFILNYDIIGIWIGLSIGLTAAATLFVIRFYKKINKLKSDGD; this comes from the coding sequence ATGGAAAATTTTTCCGATAAGAATTATATAAAATCCCACATAATTGAAACTATAAAACTTGCTGTTCCGGTTTCTATTGGGCAACTCGGACATATAATGTTAGGCGTTGTTGATAGTTTTATGGTTGGAAGGATTGGAGCCGAACCGCTTGCTGCTGCAGCTTTAGCAAACGGATTATTTTTCCTAATTATGGTTTTGGGAATTGGAATGAGTCACGCAATTACTGTTTTGGTTGCAATTGCAAAAGGAGAAAATAATCATAAATTTTGCGGAATTATTTTACGTCAATCATTAATTCTTAATGTTTCATTCAGCATAATTTTAACAATTCTTGTTTTAATTGCAGCAAATTTAATTGATTATTTAAATCAAGAAAAAATTGTTGCGGATTTAACAAAATCATATTTATCAATTTTAGCAATTTCTATTTTTCCTTTTATGATTTTCCAAACTTTCCGCCAATTTGTTGAAGGATTATCATACACAAAACCACCAATGTATATAGCAATTGCTGCAAATTTTATAAATTATTTTGGAAACTGGATTTTAATATTTGGGAATTTAGGATTTCCAGCATTAGGATTAAACGGTGCCGGAATATCAACATTATTAACTAGAATTTTTATGGCATCTACTATGATGATTTTTGTTCTGAATTCTACAAAATATAAAGAGTATGATGTAAAACTAAATTTCAGAATAATCGATTTTAAAATAATAAAGAAGATTTTTAATATCGGATTTCCAAGCGGAATAATGTATGCATTTGAAGTTGGAGCTTTTGCGTTTGCGGCAATTATTATCGGCTGGCTGGGAAGTGTTGCTTTAGCTGCTCATCAAATTGCGTTAAATCTTGCTTCAATTTCTTACATGGTTGTTTTGGGAATTTCATCAGCCGCAACAATTAGAGTTGGTAATTATTTGGGAAGAAAGGATTTATTAAATGTAAAACGCGCCGGATTTTCCGCAATATTTTTGGGAATGTGTTTTATGGGTTTAGCGGGAATTACATTTATTCTATTTAATAATTTACTTCCGGCATTTTACATAAATGATGAAAATGTTATAAAAGTTGCTTCGTCACTTATAATTATTGCTGCACTTTTTCAACTTTCTGATGGAATTCAAGCTGTGGGAATGGGAGCATTAAAAGGTTTAGCTGATGTAAAAATTCCGATGATAATTACATTAGTTGCATATTGGTTAATTGCATTACCCGCCGGATATTTTTTTGCATTTATATTGAATTATGATATTATCGGAATTTGGATTGGACTTTCAATTGGATTAACTGCTGCAGCGACTTTATTTGTAATAAGATTTTATAAAAAAATAAATAAACTTAAATCAGATGGAGATTAA
- a CDS encoding tetrathionate reductase family octaheme c-type cytochrome, which produces MKKIIFLIIVLYLVSKLNAQEDHSEHIEGPFNTPQEVTANCLECHEGVDTEIMETRHWNWLGNEFENKHGEKVKFGKQNIINNFCIAVPSNWPRCTSCHISYSWKDETFDFTKGENIDCLVCHDQSGTYTKTPTGAGMPDAKVDLVAAAQSVGKTTKKNCGTCHFNGGGGTGVKHGDLDESLLNPSAELDVHMGGNGFECSECHAGENHKILGASHGSMMENTNHLNCIDCHKGTPHDKKILNTHSASVACETCHIPTFAREMPTKTWWDWSTAGKDKPAEKDEFGMSKYEKMKGDFVWQKNVVPEYGWHNGQIDYYQIGDKINPNEVVKLNSLTGNIKDTKSKIAPFKVMRGKQIFDSENNYLAVPKLFGEGGYWKTFNWDGATELGMKSVNLAYSGKFDFIETEMYWPINHMVVSGDNALSCTDCHGTKGTKRLDWKKLGYDGDPMKNGGRFNK; this is translated from the coding sequence ATGAAAAAGATAATATTTCTAATAATTGTACTTTATTTGGTTAGCAAACTTAATGCACAAGAAGATCATTCCGAACATATTGAAGGACCGTTTAATACGCCTCAAGAAGTTACAGCGAACTGCCTTGAATGCCATGAAGGCGTTGATACCGAAATTATGGAAACGAGACATTGGAATTGGCTTGGCAATGAATTTGAAAATAAACATGGTGAAAAAGTAAAGTTTGGTAAACAAAATATTATCAATAACTTTTGTATCGCAGTTCCTTCAAATTGGCCAAGATGCACAAGCTGCCATATCAGTTATAGTTGGAAAGATGAAACTTTTGATTTTACAAAAGGTGAAAATATTGATTGTTTAGTTTGTCATGATCAGTCTGGAACTTATACTAAAACTCCAACCGGAGCCGGAATGCCGGATGCAAAAGTTGATTTAGTTGCTGCTGCACAAAGTGTTGGAAAAACTACAAAGAAAAATTGCGGAACTTGCCATTTTAACGGCGGCGGCGGAACTGGTGTAAAACATGGTGATCTTGATGAAAGTTTATTAAATCCTTCGGCAGAACTTGATGTACATATGGGAGGAAATGGATTTGAATGTTCTGAATGTCATGCGGGAGAAAATCATAAAATACTTGGCGCAAGTCACGGCTCAATGATGGAAAATACAAATCACTTAAATTGTATTGATTGCCATAAAGGAACTCCTCACGATAAAAAAATATTAAATACTCATTCAGCTTCGGTTGCATGCGAAACTTGTCATATTCCAACTTTTGCAAGAGAAATGCCAACAAAAACTTGGTGGGATTGGTCAACTGCAGGAAAAGATAAACCCGCAGAAAAAGATGAATTCGGAATGTCTAAATATGAAAAAATGAAAGGCGATTTTGTTTGGCAGAAAAATGTTGTTCCGGAGTATGGCTGGCATAACGGACAAATAGATTATTATCAAATTGGTGATAAAATAAATCCTAATGAAGTTGTAAAATTAAATTCGTTAACCGGCAACATTAAAGACACAAAATCAAAAATTGCTCCATTCAAAGTAATGAGAGGGAAACAAATTTTTGATTCGGAAAATAATTATTTAGCAGTTCCAAAATTATTTGGCGAAGGCGGATATTGGAAAACTTTTAATTGGGATGGTGCAACAGAATTGGGAATGAAAAGCGTAAATTTAGCTTACTCCGGTAAATTTGATTTTATTGAAACCGAAATGTACTGGCCGATAAATCATATGGTAGTTAGCGGCGATAATGCTCTTTCGTGCACGGACTGCCATGGAACAAAAGGGACAAAAAGATTAGATTGGAAAAAATTAGGATATGACGGAGATCCGATGAAAAACGGAGGAAGATTTAATAAATAG
- a CDS encoding peptidylprolyl isomerase: MERFVKNGDSVKVHFTGTLEDGRIFDSSIDRKPLAFKVGSGQVIQGFDEAVIGMQLGQEKTININSDKAYGPRVKELIVNVEKEKFPQKLEIKINQHYKIPIEDGESMVVRVTNISENTIELDGNHPLAGKNLTFKITLIEIEN, translated from the coding sequence TTGGAAAGATTTGTTAAAAATGGTGATTCAGTAAAAGTTCATTTTACTGGAACTTTAGAAGACGGAAGGATTTTTGATTCATCAATTGATAGAAAACCGCTTGCGTTTAAAGTTGGTTCCGGACAAGTTATACAAGGTTTTGATGAAGCTGTAATTGGAATGCAATTAGGTCAAGAAAAAACAATTAACATAAATAGTGATAAAGCTTACGGTCCAAGAGTTAAAGAATTAATTGTAAATGTTGAAAAAGAAAAATTTCCCCAAAAGTTAGAAATTAAAATAAATCAACATTATAAAATTCCTATTGAAGATGGGGAATCAATGGTTGTTAGAGTTACAAATATTTCCGAAAACACAATAGAATTAGACGGAAATCATCCGCTTGCCGGAAAAAATTTAACTTTTAAAATAACTTTGATAGAAATAGAAAACTAA
- a CDS encoding T9SS type A sorting domain-containing protein, which yields MKFIYPRRKTELGNYAKQNIEHKLTPITYQEYLVELLKYIGKREDARILRQILSFQKERKIELWKKFLSEKQTFAPWMLVLDSVNNSAVISNSFFANSFISNLTSNIFRFTFSFFTLFFANKVFSQSVSVTGRVVDETIQTPLSNVTVNVHTSYNNSDHRVETGITDNNGRFLINASLTDIKNEKIIYDKYSISEAYPNPTSGISSVEFGVPKQSNVTLKVFNVLGEECFTNNFLTSSGTWRTGLDLSNYANGFYIVGLYSNGKLIKSTKLIIDKHTSNGNLLPLTQITNINTQTLKKEKSL from the coding sequence ATGAAATTCATTTACCCCAGAAGAAAAACCGAACTTGGCAATTACGCTAAACAGAATATTGAACACAAACTAACACCAATAACATATCAAGAATATTTAGTAGAACTATTAAAATATATTGGTAAACGAGAAGATGCTAGAATATTACGACAAATTTTAAGTTTTCAGAAAGAGAGAAAAATTGAACTTTGGAAAAAGTTTCTCTCAGAAAAGCAAACATTTGCTCCTTGGATGCTGGTATTGGATTCTGTAAATAATTCTGCGGTAATTTCTAATTCTTTTTTCGCAAATTCTTTTATCTCAAATCTCACATCTAACATCTTCCGTTTTACTTTTTCATTTTTCACATTATTCTTTGCCAACAAAGTATTTTCCCAATCCGTTTCAGTTACCGGAAGAGTAGTAGATGAAACTATACAAACTCCATTATCCAATGTTACAGTTAACGTCCACACTTCATATAATAATTCTGATCATAGAGTTGAAACCGGAATTACAGATAACAATGGAAGATTTTTAATAAATGCATCGCTTACAGATATAAAAAATGAAAAAATAATATATGACAAATATTCAATATCAGAAGCATATCCCAATCCTACTTCGGGTATTTCAAGTGTAGAATTTGGTGTTCCCAAACAATCAAATGTTACACTAAAGGTTTTTAATGTTTTGGGTGAGGAATGTTTTACCAATAATTTCTTAACTAGCAGCGGAACTTGGAGAACCGGTTTAGATTTAAGCAATTACGCAAATGGTTTTTACATAGTTGGTCTTTATTCCAACGGAAAACTAATAAAAAGTACAAAACTTATTATTGATAAACACACAAGTAACGGCAATCTTTTGCCTCTTACACAAATTACAAATATTAATACACAAACCTTAAAAAAAGAAAAGAGTCTGTAA
- a CDS encoding oligopeptide transporter, OPT family, with protein MENNLSSFKPYISAKDFIPEFTPKAIILGAIFGIIFGAATVYLGLKVGLTVSASIPIAVLSISVFKHIGKSTILENNIVQTIGSAGESVAAGVVFTIPALLFLPGGQDYFQYFQIFVLALAGGILGVLFMIPLRRSLIVKEHGKLPFPEGTACADVLVAGEKGGKLAQKVFYGLGIAFAYKFLMSILGLWKDVPTYIFNRKSSLPNGTVTAEITPELLGVGYIIGPKISGIMVAGGVLSWLVLIPLITLLGDNLTQAFPPASKLISEMSPRDIWNNYIRYIGAGAVTFGGIITLIRTFPTIISAFKDSFKNLKESKSNNNVEISRTEKDIPLVYVLIGSVILVIFMAIIPNIPTNLLSSLMIVVFGFFFVTVSSRIVGLIGSSSNPISGMTIATLMATALIFVGVGWTGDMYQPIVLIVGSIVCIASANAGATSQDLKTGYIVGATPIKQQLGLIIGVVASSFVIGATVLLLNNALGIGAITPDHPTPLPAPQATLMATVIKGLLSQNLPWGLVIVGMGISAVMELSGVRSLPFAVGAYLPLSTTSPIFMGGLIKLIVDKIKKSDKEESEIGPGALFSSGLIAGGALTGILIAVMIGTNYNNKPIAEYFNTGIAENFGSAGDLISIIIFVALAFTLFKFASSKE; from the coding sequence ATGGAAAATAATTTATCTTCATTCAAACCTTATATTTCTGCAAAAGATTTTATTCCGGAATTTACACCAAAAGCTATTATTCTCGGCGCAATTTTTGGAATTATTTTTGGTGCCGCAACTGTGTATTTGGGTTTAAAAGTTGGATTAACCGTAAGTGCTTCAATCCCAATTGCAGTATTATCAATTTCGGTTTTTAAGCATATTGGAAAATCAACAATTTTGGAAAATAATATTGTTCAGACTATTGGATCTGCCGGGGAATCGGTTGCGGCTGGTGTGGTTTTTACAATTCCGGCTTTGCTTTTTTTACCCGGCGGTCAAGATTATTTCCAATATTTTCAGATTTTTGTTTTGGCTTTAGCTGGAGGAATTTTAGGCGTACTTTTTATGATACCTTTAAGAAGATCATTAATTGTTAAGGAACATGGAAAATTACCTTTCCCAGAAGGAACAGCATGTGCTGATGTTTTAGTTGCTGGTGAAAAAGGCGGAAAACTTGCACAAAAAGTATTTTATGGATTAGGTATTGCCTTCGCATATAAATTTTTAATGTCGATTTTAGGATTGTGGAAAGATGTTCCGACTTATATTTTTAATAGAAAATCTTCACTCCCAAATGGTACTGTAACGGCAGAAATTACTCCAGAACTTTTAGGTGTTGGATACATTATCGGTCCCAAAATTTCCGGAATCATGGTTGCGGGCGGTGTTTTATCTTGGTTGGTTTTAATTCCATTAATTACTTTGTTGGGAGACAATTTAACTCAAGCATTTCCACCGGCTTCAAAATTAATTTCGGAAATGAGTCCGCGGGATATTTGGAATAATTATATTAGATACATTGGTGCCGGCGCAGTAACGTTTGGCGGAATAATTACATTGATTAGAACTTTCCCAACAATAATTAGTGCGTTTAAAGATTCATTTAAGAATTTAAAAGAATCAAAAAGCAATAATAATGTTGAAATATCTAGAACTGAAAAAGATATTCCATTAGTTTACGTTTTAATCGGAAGCGTTATTTTAGTAATATTTATGGCAATAATTCCAAACATTCCCACAAATCTTTTATCATCATTAATGATCGTAGTTTTTGGATTCTTTTTTGTTACAGTTTCCTCAAGAATTGTTGGATTAATTGGTTCTTCATCTAATCCAATTTCCGGAATGACAATTGCAACTTTGATGGCAACAGCTCTTATTTTTGTTGGAGTTGGTTGGACTGGCGATATGTATCAGCCAATAGTATTAATTGTTGGATCAATAGTTTGTATTGCTTCAGCAAATGCCGGAGCGACTTCTCAAGATTTAAAAACCGGATATATAGTTGGCGCAACACCAATAAAACAACAATTAGGTTTAATAATTGGTGTAGTTGCATCATCATTTGTAATTGGAGCAACTGTTCTTTTACTTAATAATGCATTAGGAATTGGCGCAATTACACCAGACCATCCAACACCGTTACCAGCACCGCAAGCAACACTAATGGCAACAGTTATTAAAGGATTGTTGAGTCAAAATTTACCTTGGGGTTTAGTAATTGTTGGAATGGGAATTTCCGCAGTTATGGAATTAAGCGGGGTTAGATCATTACCGTTTGCTGTTGGCGCTTATTTGCCATTATCTACAACATCACCAATTTTTATGGGTGGTTTAATAAAATTGATTGTCGATAAAATTAAGAAAAGTGATAAAGAAGAATCTGAAATTGGACCGGGAGCACTTTTTAGTTCTGGTTTAATAGCCGGTGGAGCTTTAACCGGAATTTTAATTGCAGTTATGATTGGAACAAATTATAATAATAAACCAATTGCCGAATATTTCAATACCGGAATTGCCGAAAATTTTGGAAGTGCCGGAGATTTAATTTCAATAATAATTTTTGTTGCGCTTGCATTCACACTTTTTAAGTTTGCTTCATCAAAAGAATAA
- a CDS encoding MFS transporter → MNNNFDQNLELKQQPSSLFRWLILVIISLAMFGNYYVYDSIAPIADMLKQDLGFSDENIGQMYSIYSIAAIFILIPGGIFIDKFGTKISVLVFGIICTIAAVIPTLSSDLTIMLAGRLLLGIGAEPLIVAITTALAKWFKGKELSFAFGINLTIARLGSVAADNSPTWANPYYINWHDPLVLSAIISISCAIGGIAYWLLENSAEKKYSIGQAGQTDKFVLSDMFKFSKSFWYIVALCITFYSAIFPFRSFAIKFFMEFHGESREFAGFLNSLLPISAMIATPLFGLFVDKVGNRALFMMLGSFLLLPVYLMFVYSDISLYVPISMMGIAFSLIPAVMWPSVAYIVEQNRLGTAYSLMTLIQQIGLAGFNWMIGAANDYGKASAENPAGYEYGMWIFSVLGFLGLLFAFLLRKSETGAHGHGLEKAGTV, encoded by the coding sequence ATGAATAATAATTTTGATCAAAATTTAGAATTAAAACAACAGCCATCATCTTTATTTAGGTGGCTGATTTTAGTTATTATTAGCTTGGCAATGTTCGGAAATTACTATGTTTATGATAGCATTGCACCAATTGCAGATATGCTAAAACAAGATTTAGGATTTAGCGATGAGAATATTGGGCAGATGTACTCTATTTATAGTATTGCAGCAATTTTTATTCTAATTCCCGGTGGAATTTTTATTGATAAATTCGGCACAAAAATCTCAGTTTTAGTGTTTGGAATAATTTGCACTATTGCTGCGGTAATTCCAACTTTATCATCGGATTTAACAATTATGCTTGCCGGGAGATTATTATTAGGAATCGGCGCTGAGCCATTAATTGTTGCAATTACCACTGCTCTTGCAAAATGGTTTAAGGGAAAGGAGTTGAGTTTTGCTTTCGGAATTAATTTAACAATCGCCAGACTCGGATCAGTTGCCGCAGATAATTCACCAACTTGGGCAAATCCATATTATATAAATTGGCATGATCCACTTGTACTTTCAGCAATAATTTCAATTTCATGTGCAATTGGCGGAATTGCGTATTGGCTCCTTGAAAACTCCGCTGAAAAAAAATATTCAATTGGGCAAGCCGGGCAGACAGACAAATTCGTTTTATCTGATATGTTTAAATTCAGTAAATCATTCTGGTATATTGTTGCTTTGTGTATAACATTTTATTCGGCAATTTTTCCATTTAGAAGTTTTGCAATTAAATTCTTTATGGAATTTCATGGAGAAAGCAGAGAGTTTGCCGGATTCTTAAATAGCTTGCTCCCAATTTCCGCAATGATTGCAACGCCGTTGTTTGGATTATTTGTAGATAAAGTTGGAAACAGAGCACTTTTTATGATGCTTGGTTCATTTCTTCTGCTTCCGGTTTATTTGATGTTTGTCTATTCAGATATTTCACTTTATGTTCCAATTTCCATGATGGGAATTGCATTTTCGTTAATTCCAGCAGTAATGTGGCCCTCTGTTGCATATATTGTTGAACAAAACCGACTTGGAACTGCATATTCATTAATGACTTTAATTCAACAAATAGGCTTAGCCGGATTTAATTGGATGATTGGCGCAGCAAATGATTATGGAAAAGCAAGTGCAGAAAACCCAGCCGGTTACGAATACGGAATGTGGATTTTTTCTGTATTAGGATTTTTAGGTTTACTTTTTGCATTTCTCTTGCGGAAATCTGAAACCGGAGCACATGGTCATGGATTAGAAAAAGCCGGAACAGTTTAA
- a CDS encoding PqqD family protein, translated as MLGNESIYPIRECEFIEENNLVTVFYLNKHPSFIEKIFFRNQLKKPHKIDLDDVGSFIWHLCDGKNTIDQIVEKAKNHFSEKIEPANQRVELFINQMNNNKIIKLYQRK; from the coding sequence ATGTTAGGAAATGAAAGTATTTATCCAATTAGAGAATGTGAATTTATTGAAGAAAATAACTTGGTAACAGTTTTTTATCTTAACAAACATCCAAGTTTTATTGAGAAAATATTTTTTCGAAATCAATTAAAAAAGCCTCATAAAATTGATTTAGACGACGTCGGTAGTTTTATTTGGCATCTTTGTGATGGCAAAAACACTATTGATCAAATAGTAGAAAAAGCTAAAAATCATTTCTCCGAAAAAATTGAACCGGCAAATCAAAGAGTTGAGCTTTTCATCAACCAAATGAATAATAACAAAATTATTAAATTGTATCAAAGGAAATAA
- a CDS encoding aminopeptidase has protein sequence MELSKLDKASIIAIKDCMGTKKNEKVLVITDENKREIGYSLYQNAIKLGYEAFIIEMKSLEYNGEEPPKLIAEAMKMADVILCPTTKSLTHTNARREASTLGKRIATFPGITKEVMIRGLSADYIKISTLTIKLAKLIDKTEIIKVTAPNGTDITLNVNGRKGFASKGLFHKKGESGNLPTGEAFASPVEGKSEGIFVADGSFAGIGVLKTPIKIKVEKGLATEISGGIEAKNLIEMLSRFGKKGRNIAEIGIGTNDKAKLSGMLLEDEKVLGTVHIALGDNKSMGGNVNVPIHLDGVILKPTVYFDGKLIMQNGKLLIK, from the coding sequence ATGGAATTAAGTAAACTTGATAAAGCATCAATAATTGCAATTAAAGATTGTATGGGTACAAAAAAAAATGAAAAAGTTCTTGTAATTACAGATGAAAATAAAAGAGAAATCGGTTATTCCCTATACCAAAATGCAATTAAACTTGGTTACGAAGCTTTCATAATTGAAATGAAATCACTTGAATATAATGGTGAAGAACCGCCAAAATTAATTGCTGAAGCAATGAAAATGGCAGATGTAATTTTGTGTCCAACTACAAAATCTTTAACTCACACAAATGCAAGAAGGGAAGCTTCGACATTAGGAAAACGCATTGCTACTTTTCCGGGAATTACCAAAGAAGTTATGATTCGCGGATTAAGTGCTGATTATATTAAAATTTCCACTTTGACAATTAAATTGGCAAAATTGATTGATAAAACGGAAATTATAAAAGTTACAGCCCCAAATGGAACTGATATTACTTTGAATGTAAATGGAAGAAAAGGTTTTGCGAGTAAAGGACTTTTTCACAAAAAAGGTGAAAGCGGAAATTTGCCAACCGGCGAAGCATTTGCTTCTCCCGTAGAAGGAAAATCAGAAGGAATTTTTGTTGCAGATGGTTCATTTGCGGGAATTGGTGTATTGAAAACTCCAATAAAGATAAAAGTTGAAAAAGGTTTAGCAACGGAAATTTCCGGTGGTATTGAAGCAAAAAATTTAATTGAAATGCTTTCGAGATTTGGTAAAAAGGGAAGAAATATTGCAGAAATTGGAATTGGTACAAACGATAAAGCAAAATTAAGTGGAATGCTTTTGGAAGATGAAAAAGTTTTAGGTACAGTTCATATAGCGTTGGGAGACAATAAATCTATGGGCGGAAATGTTAATGTCCCAATTCATCTGGATGGAGTAATTTTAAAACCAACCGTATATTTTGATGGAAAATTAATAATGCAAAATGGGAAATTATTAATAAAATAA